One Bacillus sp. 1780r2a1 DNA segment encodes these proteins:
- a CDS encoding SpoIIE family protein phosphatase has product MTNRISANQSFIKTATYQTPKDGNACCGDGFYIKETSDYFLCAIADGLGSGEHAKIASDAVIETAKQNYNLELDDLMILCNDVTKGTRGAAVALLKFDKRSRQFSYTNVGNIRFYLYAPDGKLTYPLPVKGFLSGRKQKIQVQTFSYEPSSQFLIHTDGLDLKEVRAFFGSRMNIEQLSAQLKAKLSSHKDDVTFILGELPTS; this is encoded by the coding sequence GTGACGAATCGTATATCTGCCAATCAATCTTTTATAAAAACAGCCACTTATCAAACACCCAAAGATGGAAATGCCTGTTGTGGTGATGGCTTTTATATCAAAGAAACTAGCGATTATTTCTTATGCGCTATTGCAGATGGGTTAGGAAGCGGTGAACATGCGAAAATAGCGTCCGATGCTGTCATTGAAACTGCAAAGCAAAATTATAATCTTGAGCTCGATGATTTAATGATCCTGTGTAATGATGTGACTAAAGGAACAAGAGGCGCCGCTGTTGCTCTATTGAAATTTGATAAGCGCAGTCGGCAGTTTTCATACACAAACGTAGGCAATATTCGATTTTATCTATATGCCCCAGACGGAAAGCTTACGTATCCTTTACCTGTAAAAGGATTTCTATCAGGTCGAAAACAAAAAATCCAAGTTCAGACTTTTTCATATGAACCTAGCTCACAATTTTTAATTCATACAGATGGATTAGATTTAAAAGAAGTTAGAGCTTTCTTTGGTTCTCGAATGAACATTGAACAACTATCTGCTCAGCTCAAAGCAAAATTATCCTCTCATAAAGACGATGTAACGTTCATATTGGGAGAGCTACCGACAAGCTAA